The genomic window CAGCAGAATGTAAATAGAAAAGATAGAAGTTAAATAAATTATAATGTTGAGTATGGGATCACGACCGAAGGGAGTCATCCTCCCGCCCCAGCCAGCAGAATGTAAATAGAAAAGATAGAAGTTAAATAAATTATAATGTTGAGTATGGGATCACGACCGAAGGGAGTCATCCTCCCGCCCCAGCCAGCAGAATGTAAATAGAAAAGATAGAAGTTAAATTAAAAATGACAAATAAACTAAGATTATTTTCCGGAAATTCAAACAAGGAACTTGCCGAAAAAATGGCTGCTTATCTGAGTATGTCTCTTGGAGATGCGGAAGTTTATAAATTCAGCGACGGCGAAACTTTTATAAATATCAACGAAAACGTAAGAGGGTGCGATATTTTTCTTGTGCAGTCCACGTCAAATCCGGTTGACAGAAATTTGATGGAATTGCTGATTATGATCGACGCTATGAAAAGAGCTTCGGCATATAGGATAACCGCCGTGGTTCCTTATTACGGTTATGCAAGACAGGATAGAAAAACTGCTTCAAGGGTTCCAATTACCGCAAAATTAGTAGCCGATATTATAACGACCGCAGGGGCGAACAGGGTTTTATCTATGGATCTGCACGCAGGACAGATACAGGGATTTTTTAATATTCCAGTCGACCATTTGTATGCGGCGCCAGTTCTTCTGGATTATATAAAGACCAAGAATTACGATTCTTCGGATATAGTTGTAGTTTCTCCTGATGCCGGAGCCGTCGAAAGGGCAAGATCTTTTGCTAAACATTTGGGGGCAAATCTAGCCATAATCGATAAAAGGAGAATAAAGGCAAACGTTGCCGAAATAATGAATGTCATAGGAGACGTAAAAAATAAAACTGCAATTATGCTGGACGATATGATCGATACTGCCGGCACTATAGCGCAAGGCGCCTCGGCTTTAGCCGACAACGGCGCAAAAGAAATAATCGCGATGGCTACCCACGGCGTTTTATCAGGCAGCGCCGTAGAAAAGATAAATAATTCTCCCATAAAAGAACTTATAATAACGGATACTATAGACCAAAAACATAGAAACGATTTATCCGGCAAATTTAAAATATTAAGTACGGCTAATATTCTAGGGGAAGCGGTTAAGAGGATTCATGAAGAAGATTCTGTAAGCTCGTTGTTTATATAAATAATAAAAAAAATAACTTATCGTAAAAGGAGATTTTAATTGGACATCATTAATTTAAATATTGAAATCAGGAAAAAAGAAAACAATCTTAAAGCATTGAGAAAAAACGGTTTGATACCGGCGGTACTGTACGGAAAAAAAACAGGATCGCATATCATACTCATTAACTACAAAGAATTTCTTAAGGCTTTTGCAAAACATTCTATATCTTCGTTCATTAACATATTGAGCAACGAAGCCGGCGTTAACGGTAAAATGGCCGTCATAAAAGAAATTCAGAAGGATCCCGTAACCGACGGCATCATTCATGTCGATTTACATGAAATATCCATGGATGAAAAAATAGAAATAGAAGCCGTTATTCATTTTAATGGAAAGCCCGAAGGAGTTAAACTCGGAGGTATTCTTGAACCGCTAATGAGACATATAGCCATAAAAGGTTATCCAAAAGATATTATAGACACGGTAAATATCGATGTTTCTGGTCTCAACATAGGCGATATTATCCATGTCGGGGATTTAAATTTGGGCGACAAAATTGAAATTATAACCGAAAAAGATGCGGCTATCGTTACGGTTGCAGAACCTACGGTTGAAGAAGTTTCCGCTTCGGCAGAAGTTGTTGAAAGCGAAACTGCGGCGCAGGCGGCGGCTACTTCGGCGGCATCGACTCAGCAAGATTCTAAAAAGTCTTAAAAGTTTTATAATAATAAAAAGATGCCGGAAAATATATTTATTTTTGGACTTGGGAATCAGGGCCGCGAGTATCAATTTTCAAGGCACAATTTTGGATTTACGGCGGTAGATTTTTTTTCTGCAGAAAATAATTTCCCCGGTTTTATTAATAAAAAAAATTATCTAATTTCCGAGAAAATTATTTCCGAAAAAAAAGTTTTTTTGATAAAACCGCTTACATTTATGAATTTAAGCGGAAAAGCCGTAAAAGAAGTTTTAAACAAAAACGGCGTTTTTAAATTACCTGAAAATTCCGATGCTCAAGATTCAAATATAATATTGATTCACGATGATCTGGATCTTGCCTTCGGAACTTACAAGATAAAGCTCGGCGGCAGCGGAGGATCGCATAACGGCGTTAATTCGGTTATAAATTCACTGCAAAGCAAAAATTTTATCCGGCTGAAACTGGGCATTAATTCGTTGGAAAGATTTAAATTCGGCAGCGGAGCGGATTATGTTCTGGCTAATTTTTCTAAGGAAGAGCAAAAAGTATTGCCTGAAATAATTCAAACGATAAACGAAATTTTACTGTCTTTTATAGATTGCGGTCTTGTTAAGACTATGAATCTTTATAATCATAAATAACTAAAAATATATTATGGGACTTAAATGCGGTATAGTCGGTCTTCCAAATGTCGGTAAATCGACTATATTTAACGCTATTACCGCCGGAGGCGCTGAGGCGAGCAACTATCCGTTTTGCACGATAGAACCTAACATAGGCATAAAACCAGTAAAAGATAGCAGATTAGAAAAACTGCGCGATATATTTAATCCGGAAA from Candidatus Acidulodesulfobacterium acidiphilum includes these protein-coding regions:
- a CDS encoding 50S ribosomal protein L25, yielding MDIINLNIEIRKKENNLKALRKNGLIPAVLYGKKTGSHIILINYKEFLKAFAKHSISSFINILSNEAGVNGKMAVIKEIQKDPVTDGIIHVDLHEISMDEKIEIEAVIHFNGKPEGVKLGGILEPLMRHIAIKGYPKDIIDTVNIDVSGLNIGDIIHVGDLNLGDKIEIITEKDAAIVTVAEPTVEEVSASAEVVESETAAQAAATSAASTQQDSKKS
- a CDS encoding ribose-phosphate pyrophosphokinase, yielding MTNKLRLFSGNSNKELAEKMAAYLSMSLGDAEVYKFSDGETFININENVRGCDIFLVQSTSNPVDRNLMELLIMIDAMKRASAYRITAVVPYYGYARQDRKTASRVPITAKLVADIITTAGANRVLSMDLHAGQIQGFFNIPVDHLYAAPVLLDYIKTKNYDSSDIVVVSPDAGAVERARSFAKHLGANLAIIDKRRIKANVAEIMNVIGDVKNKTAIMLDDMIDTAGTIAQGASALADNGAKEIIAMATHGVLSGSAVEKINNSPIKELIITDTIDQKHRNDLSGKFKILSTANILGEAVKRIHEEDSVSSLFI
- a CDS encoding aminoacyl-tRNA hydrolase — encoded protein: MPENIFIFGLGNQGREYQFSRHNFGFTAVDFFSAENNFPGFINKKNYLISEKIISEKKVFLIKPLTFMNLSGKAVKEVLNKNGVFKLPENSDAQDSNIILIHDDLDLAFGTYKIKLGGSGGSHNGVNSVINSLQSKNFIRLKLGINSLERFKFGSGADYVLANFSKEEQKVLPEIIQTINEILLSFIDCGLVKTMNLYNHK